ATTAAGCTGTCCATTCCGCGATATCGGGAAAACGTCAACTCGGCTTGAAACAAGAATTCATTGTCGATCGCCGACCAGGCGACAGTGCATTCTCATTAGCACCCACAATCGGCGCCCCTCGGCGGAAAAAATCGCCGCTTTGCCCGCGCAAATCCAACCGCCTCACAACAAACGACCAGTCAAACTTTAACGATTCTTTCGACAAACCGGCCAAAACACCTTGCTCAAACCGATTGCTTTCCGCCCAGATCAAACGGCTGACTGCCAGATCGATCAAAATCAACCACAAATCGGCCTTAAAACCCAATCTGGCCCAATCCGACTCGCTCACAAGCCCGATCGATCGATGGCTTAGCCGTTTGGCAAATCGATCTCTTCAAGACGGTGCTTGATCGCTGCTTCAATTTGGTCAGCACATCTTTTGTAGAGTTCCCGAGGACCGCCGATTGGATCCGCCACGTCCTCATTTTCACCACCTAAAACGGAAGTCCGGGAGGCTGAACTTGGCCAATGGCCGACAATCGCATGACGATGTGCCTGCGTCATCGTCAAAATGATGTCCGCTTGCTGCACCAAACGATCGCTGAGAGGCTGACTGACGTGGCCAGAAAGATCTAGCCCTCGGTCACCAACAACCTGAACAGCCTCGGGCGTGGGGCTTCCACCAGCCATCGCAGCGATTCCGGCCGACATGACCATCACGCCACGATCTTCGAGCTGATCAAGGCTGCAACCCAGCTTTTCAGCTATCAGCTTGCGGCAGAGGATTTCTGCCATCGGACTACGACAAGTATTTCCTGTGCAAACAAACAGTATCAACATGCTCGCTAGCCGCTCCAGAGTTGCTTCAGTGACGACTCCCGCGCGCAGCACCTTCAATTCGGTGCCATCCACACGGACCACAGACGATGGTTGTGCAAACTGGCAACGGCCGTCATCCAGGATGAGTCCGATCCGATCACCAAGAGAGGAATCCACCACATCTTTGCCAGTTACGGCATCCGGTTCCCCCGAACGATTAGCGCTGGAAAGCACCAATGGTCCTGACATCAACCTCAAGACATCAAGAATCAAGCGATGGGCCGGTACCCGTAAACCAATCGTCCCCTCAGGTGCGATGACCTGCTGCACTTCGGCCGGCAATTGGTGCAATAGGCTGTCTGGATGATCCACAGATAGAACCAGAGTCACCGGCCCGGGCCAACATCGCCGGGCCAGCCGCTGCCCCAACCTATTCATTCCAGGCACATAGTCGAAGGCGTCATCCGCACTCTTTACCGCCAAGGCCAACGGATGCCCGGTTTGTCGCCCCTTGAGGTCGATCAACCGCTGCACGGCCGTCTCATTCAAAGCGCTGGCAGCCAATCCATAGACCGTTTCCGTTGGGAAAGCGACAACTTTACCCTCTGCCAACGCCTGAACAGCTCGATGCACCACATCTCTGGCATCCTCTGCCGAGCGAATATCAATCACTGCTGGCGCCATAAAATTCGCGTCTGCCAAAGGGTCATCGAGGGACAAAAGCCTTGGGCGACGCGATGAATTGCGACGCCATCCGGTCAAGGAAAGATCGCTAAAAACATTGCGACACTCCCTAATCCAGTAATCTAACTGGGCTTGCGCACCAGGGTCAAGTAGATCCGCCCGCCGCAATCGTCGTCGTTCTGCATTGGTTCCACTTATTTCAGACCCGGGAAAGAACTAAAATAAGTGGATTGGGACTCTCGGAGCTGAATTGACACAAGTATTAGCGGGGACCTTCATTGAACCCATCGTCGTCGCCTTCCAAGCATCGTCTTGTGATCGTATCGCTGGTTATCATCCTGGGCGGCTTCGGAAGCCTGCTGCCCTTGATCGGTCTAGCGCGAAGCGGATCATTCGGTTCCAATGGAGAAGCCCAATGCGAATCAACCTGGGGCTCGCATGGGGTCACCCAGGGCCGTTTTTTGAAACCGCGGGCGATGGCGATTGACGATCGAGACCGGTTATACGTCGTCGATACGTCAGCTCGCATTCAGGTTTTTGATCGCGATGGCAACTATCTTCGACACTGGAGAACCCCCGAATTCTACAACGGCAAGCCGACAGGCCTCTCCTTCAATCGGGAAGGTCTGCTGATGGTCGCCGATACGCACTATTTCCGCGTTCTCTTCTACCGGCCGGATGGAACACTGGTCGAGGAGCGAACCCTCGGCGGCGAATTTGGAAATGCGCCGGGTACGTTCGGGCTGGTAACCGACGTTGTGGAGGATTCAAACGGGAATTTGTATGTGGCCGAGTATGGGGAATATGACCGAATTCAAAAATTCGACGCTGAGGGCAACTTTCTGTTTCAATGGGGCGGTCATGGTTCGGAAGCCGGACAATTCATTCGCCCCCAAAACATGGCCGTTGATGAAAATGACCACATTTGGGTCGTGGATGCCTGTAACGATCGGATCCAGGTCTTTGACGCAACCGGTGATTCCGCTCAACTGATCCGCATCTGGGGCACGCAGGGCAAAGAAGTCGGTCAGTTGCGATACCCTTACGATCTCGTTTTGGATGGACGAGGACACATTTACATCTGCGAGTTTGGGAACCATCGCGTTCAAAAATTCACGCTCGACGGACGACCGGTGGCCGTTTGGGGTCAGCAAGGTCGAGGCGAAGGGCAACTCTTCAATCCTTGGGCAATCGTTCAAGACGCCCGAGATCGCATTCACATCCTTGATACGTACAACCATCGGGCTCACCGCATCCGTCTTTGACGCAAAAGATTCGCCATGTTTTCGATAACCGACATGTTCGATCAGCCGGGCTACCTGCTGCTGCTTCTATTGCTGCCACTAATCTGGGTGTTCAGTTATCACAGTTTGAGCGGCCTGGGGCCCATTCGCCGATGGATCGCAATCGGATTGCGATCGTTTGTATTTTCACTGATTGTGTTGGCACTCGCCGAAATGCAATTTTTGCGAGTCAATGACGGCATGACGGTCATCTATTTATTGGACCAATCGGCCAGTATTCCCCCAACACAGCGAAATGCGATGGTGGAATATGTGAAAGAGGCAGTTCGCGAGCAACGTGACGACTCGCAAAATGATCGTGCGGCGTTGATCGTCTTTGGTCGAAATGCCAACATCGAAGTACCTCCGCTGCAGGCTGATTTGCCAATTCTTGGCCAGCTAGAAAGTATCTTTGACCTTCGAACGGATGCCACCAACTTGGCATCGGCGATGAAGTTGGCCCAAGCAACTTTCCCAGAGGACTCGTCGCGGCGCATCGTGGTCGTCACCGACGGCAACGAAAACGTAGGTGACGCACAGGCGATGGCCCAATTATTGGCCCAAGACGGCGTCGGAATCGACGTCGTTCCAATCAGCCTGGGTGATCGACCCGAAGTTTTCGTAGAACGAGTTACCTTACCGACAGACATTCGAAAGGGCCAACCCTTTCAAGCGCGGGTAGTGGTCAACAACGTTTTTCAACCGACAGAAAATGATGCGGGTGAAGTGGCAGGCACCATGAAGCTGACTCGCCGGATGGGGCAGCGTGTTGAAACTTTAAGTGAGCAGCCCGTTGTGCTGCAGCCCGGCAAGAATGTCTACCGGTTCGACAATGAGATTGCGCAACCTGACTTCTACGAATACGAAGCGATCTTCGTCCCCGACGACCCTCAAAACGACGTGATGACGGAAAACAATCGCGCGACGGCATTCACCCACGTATTGGGACAGGGCCACGTGCTTTTGATTGAAGATTGGGAGCATCCCGGAGAGTTCGATTTCCTGGTCGATCGCCTGCGTAACGCGAACATTCAGGTCACAGTGATTGGCAGCAATGAATTGTTCACCAGCTTGGCCGAATTACAACGTTACGATTCCGTCATCCTCGCCAATGTACCTCGCAGCAGCGGCAATGAAATCAATATCACGAACTTTAGTGATGACCAAATCGAAATGTTAGTTCGAAATACCCACGACATGGGCTGTGGATTGATCATGCTTGGCGGACCCAATAGCTTCGGTGCGGGTGGTTGGTCAAACACGGAAATCGAAAAAGCGATGCCCGTTGATTTCCAAATACAAAACGCCAAAGTTGTGCCCGTTGGTGCGCTGGCAATGGTGATGCACGCTTCCGAGATGGCTCAGGGCAATTACTGGCAGAAAAAAATCGGGGAAGAAGCGCTGAAATCGCTCGGACCGCAAGACTTTTGCGGCGTAGTTCACTGGAACGGAAATGAAGAATGGCTGTGGGGCCACCCGCAAGGACTCATCAAAGTAGGTCCCAATAGGCGTCGTATGATCGCTCGCCTGAGTCGCATGACCCCCGGCGACATGCCCGATTTCGATCCCTCGCTAAAAATGGCAGCAGCTGCCTTCGGCAACTGCAAACAGGCGGCCATTAAACACATGATCGTAATCAGCGACGGCGACCCTGCACCGGCCAGCCGAGCGGTTTTGAACACGTTCAAGAAACTCGAGGTGAAAGTCACAACCGTCGCCGTCGGCACGCACGGTCCGGCCGGTCACCAGGAACTAAAACGCATCGCAACGACGACGGGCGGCAAATACTACGTGGTCCGTAATCCCCAGGCACTGCCTCGTATCTATCAACGCGAAGCGCGTCGTGTGGCTCGACCGCTCGTGAAAGAAAAGGTGGTGCAACCACGCATCAAACAAGACCATGAAATCCTCCAAGGGATCGACTCGCCACCGCCGTCCATTTCAGGATTCGTGTTGACCCGGCTGAAAGACAATAACCTGGTCGAAGTATCTCTCATCTCACCTGATCCCGTTCAAGAAAAGAACGCCACAATCTTGGCCAGTTGGACCTATGGGCTGGGACGCACCGCCGTGCTCACCACCGATGCGGGGAAACGTTGGGCTAACAACTGGACCGGCTGGGAGGGCTATGACCAACTGTTTAGTCAGTTGGTTCGCTGGTCGATGCGACCAACGGGCGATGCTGGGAACTTCACGGTCGCCACCAATGCGAAGGATGGCAAAGTACGAGTCATCGTGACAGCTTTGAACAAGAAGGATGAACTGCTCAATTTTCTCAATATGTCAGCATCTGTGGTTGACCCCGACATGAATTCGAAATCCATCGTCATTCGCCAAGAGGCGCCGGGGCGCTACGTGGGTGAATTCGAAGGCAATCAAGCAGGCAGCTATTTCCTCACCGTAACGCCCGGCGCTGGCAGAACGCCGATTCGAACGGGGATCAATGTGCCATATTCCTCCGAATTTCGCGACCGCGAAACCAACATGGCCTTGCTAGAACAGTTGGCAAATATGGTGCCCAGCGGCGGCAAAAAAGGACAACTTATTGACGGCAATGCCGACGGCGCCGACGCGCTGAATCGGTCGGATGCCAACAGTTTCCGGAGGGACTTGGCCAAGCAAATC
The sequence above is drawn from the Pirellulaceae bacterium genome and encodes:
- a CDS encoding L-threonylcarbamoyladenylate synthase, yielding MIDIRSAEDARDVVHRAVQALAEGKVVAFPTETVYGLAASALNETAVQRLIDLKGRQTGHPLALAVKSADDAFDYVPGMNRLGQRLARRCWPGPVTLVLSVDHPDSLLHQLPAEVQQVIAPEGTIGLRVPAHRLILDVLRLMSGPLVLSSANRSGEPDAVTGKDVVDSSLGDRIGLILDDGRCQFAQPSSVVRVDGTELKVLRAGVVTEATLERLASMLILFVCTGNTCRSPMAEILCRKLIAEKLGCSLDQLEDRGVMVMSAGIAAMAGGSPTPEAVQVVGDRGLDLSGHVSQPLSDRLVQQADIILTMTQAHRHAIVGHWPSSASRTSVLGGENEDVADPIGGPRELYKRCADQIEAAIKHRLEEIDLPNG
- a CDS encoding NHL repeat-containing protein, with the translated sequence MIVSLVIILGGFGSLLPLIGLARSGSFGSNGEAQCESTWGSHGVTQGRFLKPRAMAIDDRDRLYVVDTSARIQVFDRDGNYLRHWRTPEFYNGKPTGLSFNREGLLMVADTHYFRVLFYRPDGTLVEERTLGGEFGNAPGTFGLVTDVVEDSNGNLYVAEYGEYDRIQKFDAEGNFLFQWGGHGSEAGQFIRPQNMAVDENDHIWVVDACNDRIQVFDATGDSAQLIRIWGTQGKEVGQLRYPYDLVLDGRGHIYICEFGNHRVQKFTLDGRPVAVWGQQGRGEGQLFNPWAIVQDARDRIHILDTYNHRAHRIRL
- a CDS encoding VWA domain-containing protein, producing the protein MFSITDMFDQPGYLLLLLLLPLIWVFSYHSLSGLGPIRRWIAIGLRSFVFSLIVLALAEMQFLRVNDGMTVIYLLDQSASIPPTQRNAMVEYVKEAVREQRDDSQNDRAALIVFGRNANIEVPPLQADLPILGQLESIFDLRTDATNLASAMKLAQATFPEDSSRRIVVVTDGNENVGDAQAMAQLLAQDGVGIDVVPISLGDRPEVFVERVTLPTDIRKGQPFQARVVVNNVFQPTENDAGEVAGTMKLTRRMGQRVETLSEQPVVLQPGKNVYRFDNEIAQPDFYEYEAIFVPDDPQNDVMTENNRATAFTHVLGQGHVLLIEDWEHPGEFDFLVDRLRNANIQVTVIGSNELFTSLAELQRYDSVILANVPRSSGNEINITNFSDDQIEMLVRNTHDMGCGLIMLGGPNSFGAGGWSNTEIEKAMPVDFQIQNAKVVPVGALAMVMHASEMAQGNYWQKKIGEEALKSLGPQDFCGVVHWNGNEEWLWGHPQGLIKVGPNRRRMIARLSRMTPGDMPDFDPSLKMAAAAFGNCKQAAIKHMIVISDGDPAPASRAVLNTFKKLEVKVTTVAVGTHGPAGHQELKRIATTTGGKYYVVRNPQALPRIYQREARRVARPLVKEKVVQPRIKQDHEILQGIDSPPPSISGFVLTRLKDNNLVEVSLISPDPVQEKNATILASWTYGLGRTAVLTTDAGKRWANNWTGWEGYDQLFSQLVRWSMRPTGDAGNFTVATNAKDGKVRVIVTALNKKDELLNFLNMSASVVDPDMNSKSIVIRQEAPGRYVGEFEGNQAGSYFLTVTPGAGRTPIRTGINVPYSSEFRDRETNMALLEQLANMVPSGGKKGQLIDGNADGADALNRSDANSFRRDLAKQISSSDIWPLLVLLSSCVFLADIFVRRVNVGVDWLEPIWSKGKDWLLRRESAPVADERMARLRTTKQAIDSQIDEKRAGIRFEADPDNEIDPAILTDDTKVATDGKSAERNRQSSLTPEEAEKESYTSRLLKAKRRALKGRGDDQKK